AAAGGATATATTGATATTGAATTATTAGAGTAGTTTTTTGAACAAATATTTTAAATGAATTAAATTTACATGTTTGTTGATGAGATAGAGTTGTATTTATACAAAGAAGCCGTATCACAACGGTGAAGACTTATTTCAGCCGGAAGCTATTCAACAAATTCACTCGCTGGAGCGAGAGCGGTAAAACCTTCTTTTTGAAATACTTACAACTTTATCTTTCACTAATTTTTCAGAAAAGGTGAATTCTATCTCATAATCCGGAAAGGTTTCTTCTACTGTAGATTGCTTTAAGGGAAATATGTAAGTTTTATAACTATGTCTTTCATCAAAGTAATAAGCATTCCCTACGTTAAATTTAACGAGATCCCTGGGAGGTCGTTCGTATTTTTGCATAACAGGGATGATTCTATACAATAAAGCCATGCTTTCTTCCCTGTTTATTTCATGGAAAACATCTTTGCCAAAAAAATCTAGTGTCCCTTCAATATTTCCATTCTTTAAACTGTCGAGTATATTACATGCAACTAAATATTCAGATTCTGAAAATTTCATATCTTCAGCAGACAATTCAGGTATATCAAAGTTTATTTCAAAATTCTTTTCCTTGTCAGTGGAGGAATTATTAAAATCACAAGAAGAAATTAAGGTTATTGATAGTAATGATATAAGTTGAAAAATTTTAGTTGTCATTCTTTAAAATCTATTAAGCTTGATAAACTAAAAAATGTGATTTTACAGTGAAACAGTAAACCCATTTTTCCAGATAGCAATATATTAAAAGTTAAGTTTAGTAAACTTTTTAAACATCTAACAAAACTAATAAAAAATTAAATGAAAAGTGATTTTTAGGCTCATCTCTGTCGCAGGCGTCCGCCTGTGACACATACGATTATGCAGGCAGAAAAGGAAAAATTGAATTGTTAGAGTAGTTTTTTGAACAATTATTTTAAAAAGAATTAGATTTACATGTTTGTTGATGACTTGGAATATTTTTTATACAAAATAGTCGTATCAGAAGCGGACGCTTGCGATAGATGAGAGACAATCTTCCAAAATTAAAATTTGTTTTTAATCATTACTGACCGAGAAAAATAGGGACGATGGTTTAACATCGCCCCTTGGTTCATATTTTTGTGTCACCACAACATAAAAAATATGAGCAGTAAAGATAACACAAAGCATTTAGTCGGTCAGCCGGTTTTCAAACAAATTCTAAATCTTATTCCACGCAATAAATTTGACCAATTAGTCAACAAGCATAGCTCCGACCGCTATTACAAGACCTTTGATTCTTGGACGCACCTCACTACAATGCTCTTTGGCATATTGAGCCGTGAGAAGTTTGCGATGGAATGCGCGCATTAGGCGGAAAGCTAAATTACCTTGGTCTTGATTCTTCTCCCGCGAAAAGCACAGCAGGAGATGGCCTTAGAGATCGCAATAATGAGTTTTTCAAGGAGGTTTATTTTATGCTCCTGAAGCATTTTGAGCCTGTTTTGTCGGTCAGCCGAAAAGAAAAAATCAGTTTTGAGAAGTTTTATGCCTTTGACTCTACCACAATTTCGTTGTTTTCGGATGTAATGAAAGGTCTTGGCCGTAATCCAAAAGGTGACGGAAAGAAAAAAGGAGGCTTAAAAGTTCATATGCTGACCGATGTACATGCCGACTCAGCTGTCTTTGCCAAAATTAGTGAAGCAAAAATGCACGACAAAAAATTCCTCAAACATCTAAACCCAATCAAAGGCAGTATGCTGGTGTTTGACAAGGCTTACAACTATTACAAACAGTTTGCCGACTGGTCAGACGAGAACGTTAACTTTGTCTGCCGATTAAAAGATAATGCAAAAGCAATTGTTCAACAGGTACTTTTTGATCACCCTATAAAAAAAGATGAACATGGCGTTTATCGAGTAGAACACATTCATCTGAATTACAAAGACAATAAGCAGGAAAAGACGCTTTGTCTTAGGCTGGTTTATTATCGTGATGAAATGGGGCGTAATTATAAGTTCATCACTAACAACTGGGAGATATCGCCGCAAGAGGTGGCATTGATTTACAAACATCGTTGGTCTATAGAGACAACTTTCAAAAAATTAAAGCAGAACTTTCAGCTTCGTTATTTCTATTCGGATACCGAAAATGGAATCAAAACTCAAGTTTGGTGTACACTAATCGCTCATCTACTGCTTAATGTTATCAGGGGTATATCAAAAAGCAAAAAGGCCTTTTCAACAGTGGCTGCATTAATCAGAATGCATCTCATTAGTCATTTGGATATGAATTGGTTGTCAACAGAGGGGCGGCGTGCATACAAGAGAAGGAAGAAGAAGCGAAACAAAGATCCAATTAACATACAATTATCTGTTTTTTGAGGGGGTGGGTTTAGAAATATGACAATCTAATACTATCATATTATTGATTTACAGTTGTTTGTAGTAAATATGTCTGGCAAAAATGTTTTTTGTCGGTTATTAGTGGTTTTTAATATTAAAAATTCTTAACTTATATTGTAATTTGCATTCCAATTCCTTATTATTTTTCTAAGAAGTAAGACGTGATGATTTTCTAAAAATAATTCAAAATTATATTCAACATCAAAAGATTTAAAATATAATTTATTACCAAGTCCAGAATCTAAAGTCAGTGGCAGTATTCTTACTCTTCCTTTGTAACCCTCATACTCAAATTTAATTTCTTTTAGTTCATTGACATTAAAAGTAATTGTATTTTCATCGGAAATAAACTGGATTTTGTTATCTTTAAAAATTATATGACCAATAATTTTGAATGGGTTTTTTATCATGAATCCCCAAACCACAAGTAAAATTATAATGAAAATAGATAATTTTCCCAACATATTCTTTTGGTCATCAATAAAAATGAAAGACAAAAGAAGTACTATCAAAGTTGTCCAAAAGCTATAATTGAATAATCTTACAGCTAATGGTCTTTCCTTCTCCACTACCGGAATTTTAACAAATTCTATATCATTGGATTGACTCATTTATCAAAAGCCATTTAATTTTAAAATTCTGGATAACATTATCAAAAAGGGAAAAAAGATGTTTTTTAGTATCCGGAGTTCATCCCCCACTCCCACCCCATCTCAAAAAAAACAACTGTCCGTATTATTTCCTGCAAACATGGGTATATAGTTAGCTTATTGAAAATCTTGAAGATTAAATTTATTCCGACGCAAGAAACTATACCGGAATATTGCAAATATTAATCAAATATAAAAATGCTATTAATACTTATAAGCAGATCCGCGATTATTGTCATCTTTTTTGTTAGTATCTGATTGCTGATTAGATACGCCACTTTTAGATTGTGCCATCCTCAAGTCTTTAATTAATTTGTCCCTGGCTTTTATTTCCCTTTCTATTTGTCTGTTAGAAAAGAAAGACTTTATTTGTCCGTAAATAAATCCAAATAAAAACATAGCCAAAAGTATAATTATTAAGGGGAATTCAAACCTCCAAAACAACAATTTCACTTCTGCCGGATCCGTATTTTGGACGGTAATTATAATTATCAATACTAATAAAACTAATCCGCCGATTAAGTAAATATTTTCCTTACGGCGATTTCTTTCCGGTTTAACTTCTTCTTTCATAATACTATTTTTTTATACTTTCTTTTTTACGTTCCATTTCGCTCAGAGCATTCTGCTGAGTATTCACTTGTTGTTCTAAAGTAGTGATTTCAGATCTTCCCTGCTTTATTTGCTCCTCTAAAGCTTTGTTCTCTTTTTGCAATTTCTCAATATCACTTTTATTCTTATTAAAGTTTCGTTCTGCTCTTTCTGTATTACTGACCAGTCGGCTTAAATCTCTCTCTACCCGCTTCAAATCTCTTTCATTGCTTCTTATTAAGTCGCGATAATATGAGCTGAGATACCCACTTAAAAAATTATCTAACTGCTTTTTAAGCCAATCAAATTCATTTTGATACTGGCTGTCACCAAAATAAATATCATAGCCAAAAGCAGCAAAAACGTACATTCGTGTTTTACCGTCTTCTCTTTTTGTCTCCGTATATAAATCAAAATTTCTATTATTTAAAGCTTCAATGGATACATTTTCAGCACTTTGGCTTCCTCTGCGTCCTCTCAGTCTCACTCTGTATTCGCTTCTCCAATAGCTGGCCCATTCACTTGTAATCTCTCTTACATCCGGATCAACTGTAACCACTATAGCAGGTCGCTGCTTATCATTGTGCATGTAAGTTGTTTCTCTAATAAGATAGGCGCCTTGCGCTGAGGCAGTTGTTGCTGTTAACATTAACAGGCAAACAATTATTGGTACTAATATTTTCATTTCTATTTAGTTTTTTAATTTATTAAAGAATTTACAAACGTTTTCAATCATTTCAGAATCAATATTTAAGTGCGTGACCATTCTAAAAGAATCGGAGCCGAATTTAGAAACAAATATACCATTATTACTTAAATTATTAATGAAATTATCAATATCGACAGATTCAATTAATCTTGCAATTACAATATTGGTCTCTACCGGAAGAATACTTTTTATATAACTGCAATTCTCAAGGCTTCGCTCAAGAGTTTTTGCATGCTGGTGATCTTCTTCCAATCTGTCTGTTTGATGTCTGATGGCAAACATTGCCCCTGCTGCCAGTATTCCGGCTTGTCTCATACCTCCACCCATAGCTTTTCGTATCTTTCGGGCTCTTTGTATATGTTCTTCAGTTCCTAATAACATAGAGCCCACCGGAGCACCTAAGCCTTTTGAAAAACAAATAGAAATAGTATCCGGATATTTTCCATATTCGGCAGGAGAAACTTTTTTTGCAACTATTGCATTCCAAATCCTGGCACCGTCCATATGCAGATACAACTGATTATCAAGGCAAAAGTTTTTAATTTTCTTAATTTCTTCAATTTTATAACACCCGCCGCCACCTTTATTTGATGTATTTTCTATACAAACCAATCGGCTTTCAGGCAGCCAGTCAGCTTTTGGCTGTATAGCATTTTTCAAATCTTCAGCTTTAAAAAGTCCATTTTCACCTTTAATCAATTTAATTGACAAGCCGCTATGATAGGCATATCCCCCATTTTCATAATTATAAATATGGGAAAGCTCATCGCAAATAATTTCGTCCATCGGACGGGTTAAAACTTTTAGAGCAATTTGATTTGACATGGTTCCGGAGGGCACAAATAATCCGGCTTCTTTTCCGAACATGTCGGCACAATACTCCTCCAGCTCATTTACCGTTGGGTCTTCACGAAATACATCATCTCCTGTTTTTGCCGTTAACATTGCCTGCAACATCCCCTTGCCGGGTTGGGTTACGGTATCGCTTCTCAAATCTATCATTTAATGATTTGGTTTATTTGGGTTAAAAAACTGTAAAGTACTTCTATGCTGATAATTACCGGAAAGATAAAGCCATAAAGAGCTCCCGTAAAGTGAGCGCTATGCGCAATATTATCACTTCCGTATTTAGACATATATGCAGAATATAGTAAAAAAAGCACCCCCAGCAAAACAGAGGGCAGCGTTATCGGAAGTAAAATAATTCCTATTGAACCGGTTGGCTGAAACATGATAAATGAAAAAACAATAGCAGAAACAGCTCCGGATGCTCCCAGACTGGCATATTCGGGATTATTTCTATTTTTTATGTATAAAGGTATTTCAGAAATGATGATAGCTGTGAGATACATAATTACAAAATACAAACCGGAAAATTTACCGAAAAAAAGTTTGAAATTTGTTTCCACTGCATGGCCAAAGACATACAAAACGTACACATTCAAAATTAAATGAAGCCAATTCGCATGGATAAATCCGGAGGTTAGAAATCGGTAATAAGATTTTTCCTTTTTAATTAAAACAGGCATAAATACAGCCCATTCAAAAATCTTTTTCGAACGAAAGGAAATAATTGAAAACACTAAGGTAATCAGCACAATCACCTCCGTATATGTCATAAATTGCTTTTAAAATGAACCATAAAGTAAATGATGAAAATAAAGCATTTCATTCAATCCCCGAAATTAAATACTTAATTAAACCTGAATTTATCCACTTAATCATAGTTTGAATGAACAGACTTATGAAATAATCAAAATTATTAAACTAAAGAAGCAGATAAACTGTTTAAGAGGCAAACATTATAATTATGCCTGCAAAAGCAAAAAAAGAAACGAAGGTAAATTTAAAAGACAAAATCAGTTCTTATTACATAGAATATACCTTGGAGCATGAAGCCAGCCCAAAGTCCGTATTTAAATTCTGTAAACACTTAAAAATTTCAGAAAAGGATTTCTACGCACTCTTCCCCAATTTTGATTCAGTAGAAAAGTTTATTTGGAAAAATTTTACAGATCAGGCCATTCAAAATGCTGAAAATCAAGAAATTTATAAAAATTATTCTTTTAATGAAAAGTATCTGTTATTCTGCTTTTCTCAGCTTGAAGTCTGGATGGATAACAGAAGTTTTATACTTTTTAAACTCAGTAAACTTTCAAAGTCAACCGTTATTCCTTCATACTTAAATAGTGCAGCAGAAACTGTAAAAGAATTTGGTGAGAATTTGATAAATGAAGGTTTATCAGAAAATCTTTTAAGTGAAAGACCTTTACTAACATCCAAATATCCGGATGTTTTATGGTATCAATATTTAACGATGCTTCAGTTTTGGATCAGAGATGAAAGTCATGAACAAACAGATACTGACGCCTATGTAGAAAAGTCTGTAAAGTTGGCTTTTGATGTAATGGCTCCCGGTGCTGTCGATTCAACAATTGATTTTTTCCGTTTTATGTTTCGAAAAAAGTCTAACTTTTTTTCCTCTTTCTCATCATAATTCATATCCAATAAAATGAAAGAAAAAGATAATATTCCGGTCAGTAAAGTCCAGCGGACGACCGGTTTCCTCAAAGCAGGTGCTAAAGTAGGCAGAAATTATTTATCACACTACACCAAAAAAGCATTTGGCGGGAAGGCTGACAAAAGCGATTTAAACAGCCGAAATGCTGAAGACATATATGCTTCCCTGGCAGAATTGAAAGGTACCGCCTTGAAAGTTGCTCAGGTTGCCAGTATGGATAAAAATATTTTACCACAGGAGTTTACGAAAAAGTTTATGGAGGCTCAATATCAGGCGCCTCCCCTTTCTGCTCCATTGGTAAGAAGAACCTTTAAAAAAGTTAGCGGAAAAAATCCGGAGGATATTTTTGATAGTTTTTCTCCTGAATCAGTTCACGCTGCCTCTATCGGACAAGTTCATAAAGCGGCCCTGAATAATAAAGAGTTAGCTGTTAAAATTCAATATCCCGGTGTAGCTGAAAGTGTGGAGTCGGACCTTCAGGTAATTAAACCTATAGCTTACCGGATTTTTGGAATCAAAGGCAAGCAAGCTGAGGATTTCTTTGAAGAAGTAAAAAACAGAATGCTCGAAGAAACAGACTACCTGCAGGAAATGAAACAGGGAATTGAATTAGGGAATTTTTGCAAACACCTGCCGGGAATGGAATTTCCAAGCTATTATAAAGATGTTTCTTCTTCTAAGATATTGGTCATGGACTGGATGAACGGAAAACCTCTAAAGCTCATCTTAGACGAGGTCGAAAATCTACCACAAATTACCAGAAATTCAATTGGACAAAGACTTTGGGATTTCTTTGAGTTTCAGATACATGTTTTGAAAAAATTTCATGCAGATCCACATCCCGGAAATTTCTTGATAAAAGATGATTTTACCATACAGGTTATAGATTTCGGTTGCGTAAAAAATATAAGCGAAGAGTTTTACACAAATTTCTTCAGTTTGCTAAAAGATGACGTTATGCATGATGATCATGTATTTGATTACTATGCTTATAAACTTCAAATGCTGTATGAAGAAGATACACCCAAAGAGCTATTTTTCTTTAGAAACAGCTTAAAAGAAGCCATTAGAATTTTATCAAAGCCTTTTAAAACCGAACATTTTGATTTTGGTGAGGACAGCTTTTTAGATGAGCTCTCTGACTTTGGATTGCGTATGTCTAAAACTCCGGAGGTTTATAAAAATAAACGCGCCAGAGGGCCGGCAGATGCCTTGTATGTAAACAGAACCTACTTCGGCTTATTTACTATACTGAGTAAGCTAAAAGCAAATATCAAAACTGAAAATAAATGGGTAAAAGAAATAAATACCCAATATGGTTGATAGTTGGCTTTTATAAAATCAGCCATCGATAAAAAGAATCAAAACAAATTAAGCGGCTACTGCTCGCAATAGCCGCTTAATTTGTTATCTGCTCAACTCCAATATTACGTCAAACTCTTCAGCTTTCAGTGGCATAACGCTTAAACGGCTTTGTCTTACAAGGGCAATTTCATCCAAACGCTCATCTTTTTTAACCATCTCAAGGCTGACAGGATTTTTTAATTTTTCCTTTGCTTTAATGTCAACGGCTACCCAGCGATCATCTTTGGTTGTTGGGTCCTGATATGCTTCTTTTACTACTTCCGAAACACCGACAACCTGCTTTTCTTTAACACTATGGTAAAAAAGTACCATGTCACCTTTTTTCATTTCTTTCAAATTATTTCTGGCCTGGTAGTTTCTCACACCATCCCAAAAAGTTTTTTTATCCTTTACCAA
The sequence above is drawn from the Chitinophagaceae bacterium genome and encodes:
- a CDS encoding DUF4372 domain-containing protein, translating into MSSKDNTKHLVGQPVFKQILNLIPRNKFDQLVNKHSSDRYYKTFDSWTHLTTMLFGILSREKFAMECAH
- a CDS encoding IS4 family transposase; translation: MRALGGKLNYLGLDSSPAKSTAGDGLRDRNNEFFKEVYFMLLKHFEPVLSVSRKEKISFEKFYAFDSTTISLFSDVMKGLGRNPKGDGKKKGGLKVHMLTDVHADSAVFAKISEAKMHDKKFLKHLNPIKGSMLVFDKAYNYYKQFADWSDENVNFVCRLKDNAKAIVQQVLFDHPIKKDEHGVYRVEHIHLNYKDNKQEKTLCLRLVYYRDEMGRNYKFITNNWEISPQEVALIYKHRWSIETTFKKLKQNFQLRYFYSDTENGIKTQVWCTLIAHLLLNVIRGISKSKKAFSTVAALIRMHLISHLDMNWLSTEGRRAYKRRKKKRNKDPINIQLSVF
- a CDS encoding LapA family protein, coding for MKEEVKPERNRRKENIYLIGGLVLLVLIIIITVQNTDPAEVKLLFWRFEFPLIIILLAMFLFGFIYGQIKSFFSNRQIEREIKARDKLIKDLRMAQSKSGVSNQQSDTNKKDDNNRGSAYKY
- a CDS encoding threonine aldolase — its product is MIDLRSDTVTQPGKGMLQAMLTAKTGDDVFREDPTVNELEEYCADMFGKEAGLFVPSGTMSNQIALKVLTRPMDEIICDELSHIYNYENGGYAYHSGLSIKLIKGENGLFKAEDLKNAIQPKADWLPESRLVCIENTSNKGGGGCYKIEEIKKIKNFCLDNQLYLHMDGARIWNAIVAKKVSPAEYGKYPDTISICFSKGLGAPVGSMLLGTEEHIQRARKIRKAMGGGMRQAGILAAGAMFAIRHQTDRLEEDHQHAKTLERSLENCSYIKSILPVETNIVIARLIESVDIDNFINNLSNNGIFVSKFGSDSFRMVTHLNIDSEMIENVCKFFNKLKN
- a CDS encoding rhomboid family intramembrane serine protease → MTYTEVIVLITLVFSIISFRSKKIFEWAVFMPVLIKKEKSYYRFLTSGFIHANWLHLILNVYVLYVFGHAVETNFKLFFGKFSGLYFVIMYLTAIIISEIPLYIKNRNNPEYASLGASGAVSAIVFSFIMFQPTGSIGIILLPITLPSVLLGVLFLLYSAYMSKYGSDNIAHSAHFTGALYGFIFPVIISIEVLYSFLTQINQIIK
- a CDS encoding TetR/AcrR family transcriptional regulator → MPAKAKKETKVNLKDKISSYYIEYTLEHEASPKSVFKFCKHLKISEKDFYALFPNFDSVEKFIWKNFTDQAIQNAENQEIYKNYSFNEKYLLFCFSQLEVWMDNRSFILFKLSKLSKSTVIPSYLNSAAETVKEFGENLINEGLSENLLSERPLLTSKYPDVLWYQYLTMLQFWIRDESHEQTDTDAYVEKSVKLAFDVMAPGAVDSTIDFFRFMFRKKSNFFSSFSS
- a CDS encoding AarF/ABC1/UbiB kinase family protein, whose product is MSNKMKEKDNIPVSKVQRTTGFLKAGAKVGRNYLSHYTKKAFGGKADKSDLNSRNAEDIYASLAELKGTALKVAQVASMDKNILPQEFTKKFMEAQYQAPPLSAPLVRRTFKKVSGKNPEDIFDSFSPESVHAASIGQVHKAALNNKELAVKIQYPGVAESVESDLQVIKPIAYRIFGIKGKQAEDFFEEVKNRMLEETDYLQEMKQGIELGNFCKHLPGMEFPSYYKDVSSSKILVMDWMNGKPLKLILDEVENLPQITRNSIGQRLWDFFEFQIHVLKKFHADPHPGNFLIKDDFTIQVIDFGCVKNISEEFYTNFFSLLKDDVMHDDHVFDYYAYKLQMLYEEDTPKELFFFRNSLKEAIRILSKPFKTEHFDFGEDSFLDELSDFGLRMSKTPEVYKNKRARGPADALYVNRTYFGLFTILSKLKANIKTENKWVKEINTQYG
- a CDS encoding EVE domain-containing protein gives rise to the protein MNYWLVKSEPGTYSWDDLVKDKKTFWDGVRNYQARNNLKEMKKGDMVLFYHSVKEKQVVGVSEVVKEAYQDPTTKDDRWVAVDIKAKEKLKNPVSLEMVKKDERLDEIALVRQSRLSVMPLKAEEFDVILELSR